The Novosphingobium sp. Gsoil 351 genome contains the following window.
CGAATCAGCTCTCCAGCTGGCGCAGCAAGCTGCGCACGTCGCCGTCCATGTCGGCATCGCGCGTGCGCAAGTCTTCGATCAGGCGCACCGCGTGGATGACGGTCGAGTGGTCGCGCCCGCCGAACTTGCGGCCGATCTCGGGATAGCTGCGCGGGGTCAGCACTTTGGCGAGGTACATCGCCACCTGGCGCGGACGAACGACGGCTCTCGCCCGGCGCTTGCTGCCCATCTCGGTGCGGTCGACCCGGTAGAACTGGCAGACGGTGCGCTGGATCTCGTCGATCGTGATCCGCCGGCGATTCGCCGAGAGAATATCGGTGAGCTGTTCCTCGGCGAGCTGGAGCGAAACCTGCTGCCCGGTGAGCTGGGCATAGGCGATCAGCTTGTTCAGGCCGCCCACCAGCTCGCGGACGTTGCGGTTGATCGTGCGCGCGAGGAACTCGATCACGTCGCCGGGCACCTGGTGGTTCTGCGCGACGAAGCGCAGCATCCGGTGCTCGAGGATCTTGCGGCGCAGCTCGATGTCGGCCGGTGCGATATCGGCGACCAGGCCCATGCTGAGCCGCGAGAGCAGGCGTTGTTCGACGCCATCGAGCGCCTGCGGCGCGCGATCGGCGGCGACCACCAGGCGCTTGCCCGCGGCGAGCAGCGCATCGATCGTGTGGAGCAGTTCCTCCTGGGTCGAGGACTTGCCGATGATGAACTGGATGTCGTCGACCAGCAGCAGGTCGAAGCCCCTGAGCCGCGCCTTGAACTCGAGCATCTCGTTGGCGCGCATCGCCTGGACGAACTCGATCATGAAGCGCTCGGCCGAGCAGTAGAAGATCCGCGCGCCGGGGCGGCTGGCGGCGAAGGCGTGGCCGATCGCGTGGAGCAGGTGAGTCTTGCCCTGCCCGGTCGAGGCCTTGAGATAGAGCGGCGAGAACTGCGGCGCGGCCTCGGCCGCCATCCGCTGCGCGGCGTTGCAGGCGAGCACGTTCGAGGCGCCGGTGACGAACTCGGTGAAGGTCAGCGAGGGGTCGAGCCCGGCGGAGAGCGAATCGACGATGCCCGGCGCGACCAGGGCGGCGCTGGAGGTCTGCATCGACGCCGGCGGACGCACGCTTCCGTTCAGCTTGAGCTCGGGCAGCGCGCGGCGGCGCGGGTGGACCGAGATGCGCACGTGGCGCACTTCCTGCCGCGCGATCTTCCACGCCAGCGACAGGCGATCGGCAAAGCGATCGGCGACCCAGTTGGCGGAGAATTCGGTCGGCAGGAATAGATCGAGCGTGCCGGTTTCCTTGCAGAAACTGCCAAGCTGCACGGGCTTGATCCACTGGCTGTGAAGCTGCTGGCCCAGGTCCTTGCGCAGACCTTGGCTGATGTCGGCCCAGTCGGCCGCCAGGTCGAGTGCTTCTTGATCCTCGACCGTCGTTTCCATGTCTGCCTTGCTCATCGACCCCCGCACCGACGATTCTACGCCAGCCTTCCACCTTGCCGCGACCCTGTTAAGTCCGCGGCGCGACCATACGTTCCAACCGTCCGGCGCAACGTTTCCCCCGTCAGCGCAGGCGCAATTCGGCTAGGTCGCGAAACTCGCGTATCGACCTTCGCCGCAGGAACTGGATTGCCAGGATTCGCGCCAAACGGCGTTCCTCCCGACGACCAATTCCTAAGCCCGGCTCGGGGCGTGGCAACCCGCCGACTGCAAAAAAAGTGAAATATTCGCCTTGACTCGCCACGGTCCGCAGAATTGCGCCTACTTCGTCTCAACCCTCTGAAATACTTGAATTATTATGCAAGGGTCGGGCCGAATCGTGGAAAATCCGTGCTTTGCCGCAAAGCACAATCGGGGCCGCCAAACACCAAGCGCCGGCGGTGGTCCGCCGGCGCTGCAAGTGTTCCGCTTGTGTACTGCCGACGCAAGCGGCGGGTGATCAAACCGCGGTGCGAATCAGAGCGCCGCGACTCGCTTGGTCAGCCGCGAGAACTTGCGGCTGGCGGTGTTCTTGTGCAGCACGCCGCGGGCGACGCCGCGCATGATCTCGGGCTGGGCAGCGGCCAAGGCTGCATCCGCCGCCGACTTGTCGCCACCCTCGATCGCGGCTTCGACCTTCTTCACGAAGGTGCGGATGCGGCCGAGGCGATTGCCGTTGATCTCCGCGCGGCGATCGTTGCGGCGGATGCGTTTCTTGGCTTGGGGCGTGTTGGCCATGTTCGTCCTCTGTGGGGCCGCGGCACGGCCACTTGATCCTGCTGATGCTGTTCGGTGAGGCAGGCCGAGACCCGCCGGAAAGCGCGCGCCCTAGCGCCGCGCGGCCGAATCGTCAACCGGCCATGCTTACTTCTGGCACTTCGGGCAGAACCACGTGCTACGTCCCCCCTGAACGATCCGCTTGACCGTTCCACCACACCCGCACGGCTCGCCCTCGCGGCCATAGACATCGAACTGCTTGGCGAAATAGCCCAGCTGCCCCGAGGGCTGGGCATAATCGCGCAGCGACGATCCCCCCGCCTCGATCGATTCGGCGAGGACCATTTGAATCGCGGGGACGAGGCGCTCGAGTGCGACCAATGGGACCTTTCCCGCCGCCTTGCGCGGATCGATTCGCGCGCGAAACAGCGCCTCGCAGACGTAGATGTTGCCGAGCCCGGCAACGATCCGCTGATCGAGCAGCAGGAGTTTCACCGCGGCGATCCGGCTTCCAAACGCGCGCTTGAGGTGTTTGGCGGTCAACCCCGGCCCCAGCGGCTCGGGGCCGAGCGCGGCGAACGGCGGCCATTCGTCGAGGCGCGCGGTATCGACCAGGTCGACCGAGCCGAACCGCCGCGGATCACACAGTGCGAGAACGTGGTCCTCGGTTTCGAGCACCATATGATCGTGCTTGGCGATCGCCTCGGGATCGATCCGCCAGCGTCCGCTCATGCCGAGATGGAACACCAGCGTGGCCGCGCGGTCGGTATGGATCAGGCCGTACTTGGCGCGCCGCGCTAGCCCGAGGACGGTCGCTCCGGTCAGCGTCTGGACGAGTTCGGGCGGGAACGGGCGGCGCAAGTCGGCGCGATTGACCGCGACTCGCGCGATCCGCCGTCCGTCGAGGATGCGCTCCAGCCCGCGCACGGTGGTTTCGACTTCGGGAAGCTCGGGCACGCGGGGCGGCTTATCAGTCTTTGCGCCCACGGCAATCGCCCTCTAAAGCGCCGCGCGATGAGCGATCCCGAAACCGTCTCCTTCGGCTACGAAGACGTCGCCCCCGCCGAGAAGGCCGCGCGGGTCGGCGCGGTGTTTTCCAGCGTGGCCAAGAGCTACGACCGGATGAACGACGCGATGAGCGTCGGGCTTGCACCGGATGTGGAAGGATACCTTCGTGCGCCGGGTAAAGCCACGTGAGGGCGAGACGATCCTCGACATGGCCGGCGGCACCGGCGACATCGCCTTTCGCATGGCGGCGAGCGGCGCGCGCATCACCGTCGCCGACATCAACCAGGACATGCTCGACGTTGGGCTCGAACGGGCCGCCGACAGGGGCATCGACGGCCTGGTGTGGTCGCGCCAGGATGCCGAGGACCTGGCCTTCCCCGCCCGCAGCTTCGACGCCTACACGATCGCCTTCGGCATCCGTAACGTGACCCGGATCGACGTGGCGCTGGCCGAGGCGCATCGCGTGCTCAAGTATGGCGGGCGGTTCTTCTGCCTCGAATTCTCGACCACAACCTGGCCTGGATTCGCCGAAGTCTACGACGCCTATTCGCACAAGGTGGTGCCTCGGATCGGCCAGGCGATCGCCGGGGACGCCGATTCGTACCGCTACCTGATCGAATCGATCCGCCGCTTTCCCGACATGCCGAAGTTTGCGGGCATGATCCGCGCCGCCGGGTTCGCGCAAGTCAAGGCCGAGCCGATCCTCGGGGGGCTGGTCGCGATCCACTCGGGGTGGAAGGTTTGACGCAGCCCGCGACGCATATTCTGCGATTGCTGGGCTGGGGGCGGACGCTGGCCCGGCACGGCGCGTTGCGCGGGATCGAGCGCGACCCCAATACCCCGGCGCAAGTGCGCCGATTGTGCCGGGTCGCTCGGATCGGCGCGATCCAGCCGCGAGCGCCCGACTACGCAGGCGCGTTCCGCGAAATCGGCCCCGCCGCGATCAAACTGGGGCAGACGCTGGCCACCCGTCCCGACATTGTCGGCGAAGATGCCGCGCACAACCTGCTCTCGCTCCAGGACAGCCTGCCCCCGGTGCCGTACCAGGCGATCTGCGCCGAGAT
Protein-coding sequences here:
- the dnaA gene encoding chromosomal replication initiator protein DnaA; the protein is MSKADMETTVEDQEALDLAADWADISQGLRKDLGQQLHSQWIKPVQLGSFCKETGTLDLFLPTEFSANWVADRFADRLSLAWKIARQEVRHVRISVHPRRRALPELKLNGSVRPPASMQTSSAALVAPGIVDSLSAGLDPSLTFTEFVTGASNVLACNAAQRMAAEAAPQFSPLYLKASTGQGKTHLLHAIGHAFAASRPGARIFYCSAERFMIEFVQAMRANEMLEFKARLRGFDLLLVDDIQFIIGKSSTQEELLHTIDALLAAGKRLVVAADRAPQALDGVEQRLLSRLSMGLVADIAPADIELRRKILEHRMLRFVAQNHQVPGDVIEFLARTINRNVRELVGGLNKLIAYAQLTGQQVSLQLAEEQLTDILSANRRRITIDEIQRTVCQFYRVDRTEMGSKRRARAVVRPRQVAMYLAKVLTPRSYPEIGRKFGGRDHSTVIHAVRLIEDLRTRDADMDGDVRSLLRQLES
- the rpsT gene encoding 30S ribosomal protein S20 → MANTPQAKKRIRRNDRRAEINGNRLGRIRTFVKKVEAAIEGGDKSAADAALAAAQPEIMRGVARGVLHKNTASRKFSRLTKRVAAL
- the mutM gene encoding bifunctional DNA-formamidopyrimidine glycosylase/DNA-(apurinic or apyrimidinic site) lyase — translated: MPELPEVETTVRGLERILDGRRIARVAVNRADLRRPFPPELVQTLTGATVLGLARRAKYGLIHTDRAATLVFHLGMSGRWRIDPEAIAKHDHMVLETEDHVLALCDPRRFGSVDLVDTARLDEWPPFAALGPEPLGPGLTAKHLKRAFGSRIAAVKLLLLDQRIVAGLGNIYVCEALFRARIDPRKAAGKVPLVALERLVPAIQMVLAESIEAGGSSLRDYAQPSGQLGYFAKQFDVYGREGEPCGCGGTVKRIVQGGRSTWFCPKCQK